A part of Chloroflexota bacterium genomic DNA contains:
- a CDS encoding YunC family protein, with the protein MQHGQQKVVKTSGKSRIIIVETSSDVNESNSNDIIVTGSHQGSGSYLAGCKVKGAIGNDAGKGKQDAGIAGLKLLDEQGIPAAAVGNMTAKIGNGDSTYEQGNISAVNEAARKLGISEGMSAKEAADKMLQALAR; encoded by the coding sequence ATGCAGCACGGACAACAAAAAGTAGTGAAAACGTCTGGGAAATCCAGAATCATCATCGTGGAAACCAGTTCTGACGTCAATGAAAGCAACAGCAACGACATCATTGTGACCGGCTCACACCAAGGCAGCGGGAGCTACCTGGCGGGATGCAAGGTTAAGGGAGCCATTGGCAACGACGCAGGGAAAGGGAAGCAGGACGCTGGCATCGCCGGTCTTAAACTGCTCGATGAGCAAGGTATCCCGGCAGCCGCCGTGGGCAACATGACCGCCAAAATCGGCAACGGCGACAGCACCTACGAACAGGGTAACATTTCCGCAGTCAATGAAGCGGCCAGAAAGCTGGGCATCAGCGAGGGGATGTCCGCCAAGGAAGCAGCCGATAAAATGCTCCAGGCACTAGCCAGATAG